Proteins from one Thalassophryne amazonica chromosome 20, fThaAma1.1, whole genome shotgun sequence genomic window:
- the si:ch73-347e22.4 gene encoding uncharacterized protein si:ch73-347e22.4, whose protein sequence is MEERRVESKSLDFSFPETKSKEVICEMRVGTVTGDEHATDAGLEDSSNPAEKLTDGKVEERSCDGSCLSREDHKERTTEEHQLPANSPSVVTVEGAVAVMHNDSASPAEDSYPACQTETQTSDCNDEDCHRSAAAHREPDVEFLPISTNDDNQREKVVPPSDRAQSQQLFLGQPPEQADASVQDQIQPTPRAIQQSKEEKMLYHSVLHEMQQQQKHRPGRKFRKKTLMKMAKLFVAAKEWESKMADAPDGTSVEGGESSAAQQNNTSVAPKESNDDCSSQTVAPPFSLSADFSLEKAASMILQRMRRTSSPIKKRAVKFPGATEISDTPISSVEVPQDVPQPVTEPIGFGGNELPTNIQEATSSVCLQTSKARKKPTKVKVKNGTLPNPSSAGVQPPVGEGFMASDVAHVDVGVHSEDPSGIKNTGAVLKVKKKTGQTSRKRTKIQVLPVAHQGEIINDGQQCDITAGEAVLTQQPPLFEASGKGKKRKKATPSLANAATSGKQCRRSKSKPLNVPAVGSVEAVATTPQSISQSTESTPVTSLVSTDVMLVQTESQQGVSQDVALKTIPEKNKRKQEITTSKPNRGQRVVQPRATGGGFVHTQTEIGFSTEAPDGLTPVITSSQFQDSHSQADNVPSTPQPEPSASFFTSTADQRAPAGLLAQTPEPTCESVTLPVKKKSRPRKSPAKKPKNPKTLNDPVKEINVFSLQHDTKLGAETTQMIDAETAPKGKGKRASTKGKTTKAKKVQIGTQDSTTENLALKTEPQKKPRKKRISAPKPKCKSGSQVQKLLEDGGSLLKQIKAGFSAEASDGLTPAITNSQFQESYSQGDDIPSTQQPEPSASFCMSTVDQHAPAGLLTQTPEPTCKLVTLPAKKKSQPRKSPTKKPKNPKTLNDPVKEINVLNLQHDSKLGTETTPMIDAETAPKGKGKRANTKGKTAKAKKVQSGNQDSTAENLALKTEPQKKPRKKKISAPKPKCNSGQQVQTLLGDASLQAQMQTDLNDSLTPTITSSQPPDSQKQADNIQLSHQPEPRDPPRHDIAGLLTKAPNIKPEPTFKSETPPAKKKRISKTSQPWKSPAKSPVILNSLVQENCDCVMCSIIIPETKLGEESDLAGDAGTLGKGKGTKVSRKRGMSKAKTKKTLNLDLNIKSEVSAANQVDFSASGLKMESCDSYASVIKTPKTYPPKKRKTAKKQADIANSPTVLPPDGEPFNAGTTGEPVSSNVEHSLENTGGVVPETVCKPAEKTKRRKKPKLEPGTEKIKPRKAAAAKQVFTSHVKVQGESAQPDKGLVSRSQVTVPTKRRRTKKAIVSEAGEQSSIPGNVIKVQNILGNVQDATVIGNQERMSNVVTDEQRISDSSKGVVSAGNPEEMTKAKRKKNISAVRKREKVSGIAEEVGKVTAEVQSGFATTPTIEKQKKKRGRKRASPNLETLGSEEGVDEAQISNLASSNQNLHAVKAKVRKRYKKVKLEFSSVQNNVSNVAIVNPAGDTAACVESPVMVTGSVALTDPDKADTSYLKETRTEESTPVIEKDMLASAADGEAEKVTTVRRRKVVKSYRNIRQTTKKKALMPKHAKAEQQKVKNDVDDLISHKVFEKIMEVRKKGIRKASKSLTVEDAVVKATTFDATFSRMDSDKDIDQSLPSETIHKTASPHRNAISIQQQDQTAGESSASLLTYTLSSDFFDFIAGDKKSLNIKERIKAVSKLRHEKAKLQRQFLCSFCSRVFRHISAITVHKRIHTGEKPYRCLRCTKRFAQLSQLNTHLKIHREPQTVCCPCCDGKFEHKDELIAHFQIHMKESHSSATAKGAKSLQEGDSMGKKPFSCPTCSKEFSHRATFRMHRRIHGAGKLHRCTVCKKKFCKSSSLITHEKTHWPVKPYVCSVCSESFNHKPELQSHFETHSETTDFSCSKCDKAFRSFASLRAHQVSSACSGNKGSIDTDSFLVTRGINGQIAQPVYFKCPACKQLFRHWCQYHLHLQTHTTAPLHCCDTCGQHYKQASEIRSHCDTCCRCSGEETACRLCNSEILEESETGQREAPQLEGQQVVSSVVERDREAAVSVQSPSPCPSGNDGGSLSTNPGPGLCLETTGGSGQMVRSRSQLLIFRHGGRYPYFKRWNTLRLRQRTHRQIGRPFSCTECDLEFHFLGSYTDHLWDHASLRPYACPLCPNTFESEENLSSHIRESHNQPECMKCRTCGKAFSNVRNFKQHKMLHKGAKSHFCLPCGVSFSSNLALKTHLKTHRLRLKVPQPAGFVEPFLFPYPCTKCTAKFTSADLLHAHQVCHFEGGKKPEQPPDSIVSCIPNRAADTPKMVSQSSEQKCSIPLCNDKHLFRYPHPDSLYVVPAASPKPLTTVKIIEEEPEEILNQSLPVTTSINNVRADCHETSAANCHETSPANCSTSPQSVCTAMTNVGLKKSNAINQLKELLLHRSKKSPIMQDLDPVYSTKPLTELTKPSAEFPKPLVVMQPSVALTKPSAALMKPLVALSKPSAELTKPSAELTKPSAELMKPSVDFTKSLAELTKPSAELTKPSGELTKRLVVSTQPAVALTKPSAALMTPLVMSKPSAELPKPSAELTKPPGELTKCLVVSPQPSVALTKPLAALMTPLILSSKPSAESMNPSPGLGKPSAALTKPSTVSPKPSEALAKPSAAPTIPSAALRKPSAALRKPSAALSNPSAALTKPSAALGKPSAASTKPSLQLRNPAATLPKPSAVSANPSAALTKPPAALAKPSTTLAKPSAVLTKPSSRLINPLAALVKPTDDAHSCIICQQKFKDISKLYQHYIIHARGT, encoded by the exons ATGGAGGAGAGACGTGTTGAGAGCAAAAGTTTGGACTTTTCATTCCCTGAAACCAAATCAAAGGAAGTCATCTGTGAGATGAGAGTCGGAACAGTAACCGGAGACGAGCACGCCACCGACGCTGGCTTAGAGGATTCCTCAAATCCTGCTGAGAAACTCACTGATGGAAAA gtTGAGGAGAGGAGCTGCGACGGCTCATGTCTCAGCAGAGAGGACCACAAGGAGAGAACCACTGAAGAACATCAGCTTCCAGCCAACAGCCCCTCAGTCGTGACTGTAGAGGGCGCTGTTGCAGTCATGCACAATGACTCCGCCTCCCCTGCAGAAGATTCTTATCCAGCCTGTCAAACTGAAACACAAACCTCAGACTGTAATGACGAGGATTGTCACAGATCAGCGGCTGCTCATCGTGAACCTGACGTGGAATTTTTGCCCATAAGCACGAACGATGATAACCAGAGAGAGAAGGTGGTGCCACCTAGTGACAGAGCTCAATCACAACAGCTTTTCTTGGGGCAACCACCTGAGCAAGCAGACGCCAGCGTGCAAGACCAGATTCAACCAACGCCACGAGCGATTCAACAGAGCAAAGAGGAGAAAATGTTGTATCACTCAGTTCTTCAcgaaatgcagcagcagcagaagcacAGACCTGGACGGAAATTCAGAAAGAAAACACTCATGAAAATGGCCAAACTGTTTGTTGCTGCAAAAGAATGGGAGTCCAAGATGGCAGACGCACCAGACGGAACGAGTGTAGAAGGAGGTGAGTCATCGGCGGCGCAGCAGAACAACACTTCTGTAGCTCCCAAGGAATCAAACGATGACTGCAGCTCACAAACTGTAGCTCCACCTTTCTCACTATCCGCAGACTTTTCTTTAGAGAAAGCTGCATCAATGATTCTTCAGCGAATGCGCAGAACATCTTCTCCCATCAAAAAGCGGGCGGTAAAGTTTCCAGGAGCAACAGAAATCAGTGACACGCCTATAAGTTCGGTCGAAGTACCACAAGATGTTCCACAGCCAGTAACCGAACCAA TTGGGTTTGGAGGCAACGAGCTGCCTACAAACATACAAGAAGCAACATCCAGTGTTTGTCTCCAAACATCTAAAGCACGCAAAAAGCCaacaaaagtgaaagtgaaaaatgGAACTTTACCAAATCCTTCATCAGCGGGGGTACAGCCGCCTGTTGGCGAAGGTTTTATGGCATCAGATGTTGCTCACGTGGATGTAGGAGTCCACAGCGAGGATCCTTCTGGAATAAAAAACACCGGAGCAGtcttgaaagtaaaaaagaaaactggCCAAACATCCAGGAAAAGGACAAAAATTCAAGTTTTACCAGTCGCCCATCAAGGGGAAATAATCAATGATGGTCAACAGTGTGACATCACTGCAGGAGAGGCTGTGCTTACCCAGCAGCCACCTCTGTTTGAGGCTTCAGGCAAAGGAAAGAAGAGAAAGAAAGCGACGCCTTCACTAGCCAACGCAGCAACGAGCGGGAAGCAATGCCGCCGCTCCAAATCAAAGCCTCTTAATGTCCCTGCAGTGGGATCTGTGGAAGCTGTCGCTACAACTCCTCAGTCCATCAGCCAGTCAACAGAATCGACACCTGTGACTTCATTAGTGTCCACTGACGTGATGTTGGTTCAAACAGAAAGCCAGCAGGGAGTCTCACAAGACGTGGCATTAAAAACTATACCTGAGAAGAACAAAAGGAAACAGGAAATCACTACTTCTAAACCCAACAGGGGCCAACGTGTTGTCCAGCCTCGTGCCACAGGCGGCGGTTTTGTACACACACAAACTGAAATAGGCTTCAGCACCGAAGCACCAGATGGTTTGACTCCAGTGATCACAAGCTCACAGTTTCAAGACTCTCACAGTCAAGCTGATAATGTGCCATCAACCCCCCAACCAGAGCCCAGTGCCTCATTCTTTACAAGTACAGCGGACCAGCGTGCACCTGCTGGATTATTAGCACAGACACCAGAGCCGACCTGCGAGTCAGTGACACTACCTGTAAAGAAAAAGAGCCGACCACGAAAGAGTCCCGCAAAGAAACCCAAGAATCCAAAAACATTAAATGATCCCGTCAAAGAGATTAACGTTTTCAGCCTgcaacatgacacaaaattaggaGCTGAAACAACGCAGATGATTGATGCTGAAACAGCACCGAAAGGAAAAGGCAAAAGAGCAAGTACAAAGGGAAAAACGACAAAAGCGAAAAAGGTTCAAATTGGAACCCAGGACAGCACCACAGAAAATTTGGCATTAAAAACAGAACCTCAAAAGAAACCCAGGAAAAAGAGAATCAGTGCTCCCAAACCGAAATGCAAGTCAGGTTCACAAGTTCAAAAACTCTTGGAGGATGGCGGTTCTCTGCTGAAACAAATCAAAGCAGGCTTCAGTGCCGAAGCGTCAGATGGTTTAACTCCAGCGATCACAAACTCACAGTTTCAAGAGTCTTACAGCCAAGGTGATGATATACCATCAACCCAACAACCAGAACCCAGTGCCTCATTCTGTATGAGTACAGTGGACCAGCATGCACCTGCTGGATTATTAACACAGACACCAGAACCAACCTGCAAGTTGGTGACACTGCCTGCAAAGAAAAAGAGCCAACCACGAAAGAGTCCCACAAAGAAACCCAAGAATCCAAAAACATTAAATGATCCCGTCAAAGAGATCAATGTGTTAAACCTGCAACATGACTCAAAATTAGGAACTGAAACAACACCGATGATTGATGCTGAAACAGCACCGAAAGGAAAAGGCAAAAGAGCAAATACAAAGGGAAAAACGGCAAAAGCGAAAAAGGTTCAAAGTGGAAACCAGGACAGCACCGCAGAAAATTTGGCATTAAAAACAGAACCCCAAAAGAAACCCAGGAAAAAGAAAATCAGTGCTCCCAAACCGAAATGTAACTCAGGTCAACAAGTTCAAACGCTCTTGGGAGACGCATCACTGCAGGCGCAAATGCAAACAGATCTCAATGACAGTTTGACTCCAACGATCACAAGCTCACAGCCTCCAGACTCACAAAAACAAGCTGATAACATTCAATTATCTCACCAACCAGAACCCCGGGATCCACCTCGTCACGACATCGCTGGATTATTAACAAAGGCACCAAATATCAAGCCTGAACCGACCTTCAAGTCAGAGACGCCACCTGCAAAGAAAAAGAGGATTTCAAAAACCAGCCAACCGTGGAAAAGTCCTGCAAAGAGTCCAGTCATTTTAAATTCTCTTGTGCAGGAAAACTGTGACTGTGTGATGTGCAGCATAATTATTCCAGAGACAAAATTAGGAGAGGAGTCAGATTTGGCTGGTGATGCAGGAACATTGGGGAAGGGAAAAGGGACCAAAGTGAGTCGAAAACGAGGAATGAGCaaagcaaaaacaaagaaaactctgAATCTTGACTTGAACATAAAGTCTGAAGTGTCGGCTGCAAATCAAGTGGATTTTTCTGCATCAGGCTTAAAAATGGAGTCATGTGACAGTTACGCATCAGTCATCAAAACACCAAAAACGTACCCACCCAAGAAAAGGAAAACAGCCAAAAAGCAAGCGGACATTGCAAACAGTCCCACTGTGCTGCCGCCAGATGGTGAGCCGTTTAATGCAGGAACAACTGGCGAACCAGTCAGCAGTAACGTAGAACACAGTCTGGAAAACACAGGAGGTGTTGTTCCAGAGACAGTCTGCAAACCAGCAGAGAAAACAAAGAGGAGAAAGAAGCCAAAACTGGAACCTGGCACAGAGAAAATAAAGcccagaaaagcagcagctgctaAACAAGTCTTCACAAGTCACGTGAAGGTTCAGGGCGAGAGTGCACAACCTGACAAGGGTTTAGTTAGTCGCTCACAGGTGACCGTACCAACAAAACGCAGGCGCACAAAGAAGGCAATAGTCAGTGAAGCAGGAGAGCAGAGTAGTATTCCAGGTAACGTTATAAAAGTTCAGAATATCCTTGGAAATGTGCAAGATGCAACAGTTATCGGAAATCAAGAGAGGATGTCGAATGTAGTGACAGATGAGCAGCGGATATCCGACAGTTCGAAGGGCGTCGTCTCAGCAGGTAATCCTGAAGAAATGACTAAAGCAAAACGCAAAAAGAACATTTCAGCAGTAAGAAAAAGGGAAAAAGTTTCAGGAATAGCTGAAGAAGTTGGTAAGGTGACTGCTGAGGTCCAAAGTGGCTTTGCAACCACACCAACcattgaaaaacagaaaaagaagcGGGGAAGGAAAAGGGCATCACCAAATCTGGAAACACTTGGGTCAGAGGAAGGAGTTGATGAAGCCCAAATCTCAAATCTAGCTTCATCAAATCAGAATTTACATGCCGTAAAAGCAAAAGTTAGGAAGAGATACAAAAAAGTAAAACTAGAGTTTAGCTCAGTGCAGAATAATGTCAGTAACGTCGCAATTGTAAATCCTGCGGGCGATACCGCAGCTTGTGTAGAAAGTCCAGTTATGGTAACCGGATCAGTTGCATTGACTGACCCTGACAAGGCAGATACAAGTTATTTAAAGGAGACTCGAACAGAAGAAAGCACACCGGTAATAGAAAAAGACATGTTAGCTTCAGCGGCTGACGGTGAGGCAGAAAAAGTGACTACAGTGCGTCGGAGAAAGGTGGTAAAATCATACCGAAACATTCGACAGACGACGAAGAAAAAAGCTCTCATGCCGAAACATGCAAAAGCAGAGCAACAAAAGGTGAAAAACGATGTAGACGATCTCATAAGTCACAAAGTGTTTGAAAAAATTATGGAAGTACGCAAAAAAGGCATCAGAAAAGCATCTAAAAGTTTGACGGTGGAAGACGCTGTTGTTAAAGCTACAACTTTTGATGCTACGTTTTCCAGAATGGATTCAGATAAAGATATTGATCAAAGTTTGCCGTCAGAAACAATCCACAAGACGGCGAGTCCACATCGAAACGCAATCAGCATACAACAACAGGACCAAACAGCAGGGGAATCTTCAGCGAGTCTTCTGACATATACGCTTTCATCTGACTTCTTTGATTTCATAGCAGGCGATAAAAAGAGTCTCAATATAAAAGAACGCATCAAAGCGGTTTCGAAGCTTCGCCATGAAAAAGCTAAACTGCAGAGACAATTCCTGTGCTCATTCTGCAGCCGTGTATTTCGACACATTTCAGCAATCACAGTACACAAACGCATTCACACAGGCGAGAAACCCTACAGATGCCTGAGGTGCACCAAGAGGTTCGCTCAACTCTCACAACTCAACACACACCTGAAAATCCACAGAGAACCTCAAACAGTTTGCTGCCCATGTTGTGACGGGAAATTTGAACACAAAGACGAGCTAATTGCTCATTTCCAAATTCATATGAAAGAATCTCATAGCTCTGCAACAGCAAAAGGTGCAAAAAGTCTGCAGGAGGGCGATTCTATGGGCAAGAAACCCTTTAGTTGCCCCACGTGTTCAAAAGAGTTTTCCCACAGAGCCACCTTCAGGATGCACCGACGGATCCACGGTGCAGGAAAACTGCACCGCTGCACCGTGTGCAAGAAAAAGTTTTGCAAGTCCTCCAGTCTGATCACTCATGAGAAGACCCACTGGCCCGTGAAGCCATATGTTTGCTCTGTGTGCAGTGAAAGTTTCAACCACAAGCCCGAGCTTCAAAGTCATTTTGAAACACACTCAGAGACCACAGATTTCTCCTGCTCAAAATGCGACAAAGCCTTCAGGAGCTTTGCATCTTTACGTGCACATCAGGTGTCTTCAGCTTGCTCTGGAAACAAAGGCTCCATTGATACTGACAGCTTCTTGGTTACGCGGGGCATTAACGGACAAATAGCTCAGCCCGTGTATTTTAAATGTCCAGCATGTAAGCAGCTTTTCCGCCACTGGTGCCAGTATCATTTACATTTGCAAACACACACCACTGCGCCGTTGCACTGTTGTGACACGTGTGGCCAACACTACAAACAGGCGTCTGAAATCAGGAGTCATTGTGACACTTGTTGCAGATGTAGTGGAGAGGAGACGGCGTGCAGATTGTGCAATTCTGAAATCTTGGAGGAATCTGAAACAGGTCAGAGAGAAGCTCCACAGTTGGAGGGGCAGCAGGTTGTTTCATCCGTGGTGGAAAGAGACAGAGAAGCAGCGGTGTCCGTGCAGTCGCCATCTCCATGTCCGTCAGGTAACGATGGCGGCAGTTTATCAACAAATCCTGGTCCAGGTTTGTGCCTGGAAACCACTGGTGGTTCTGGTCAAATGGTCAGAAGTCGTTCGCAGTTACTAATTTTCCGGCATGGTGGCAGATACCCATATTTCAAGAGGTGGAATACGCTGCGGCTACGTCAGCGTACACACAGACAAATTGGCAGGCCGTTTTCCTGCACGGAGTGTGACCTGGAGTTTCACTTCCTTGGGTCATACACCGACCACCTGTGGGACCATGCATCGCTGCGGCCGTACGCATGCCCCTTATGTCCCAACACCTTTGAAAGTGAGGAAAACCTGAGCAGCCACATCCGAGAAAGTCACAATCAGCCAGAATGTATGAAATGCCGAACATGCGGAAAAGCTTTCTCTAATGTGAGGAACTTCAAGCAACATAAAATGTTGCACAAAGGTGCCAAATCTCATTTCTGCCTCCCGTGCGGTGTCTCCTTCTCCAGTAACCTCGCTTTGAAGACTCACCTGAAGACTCACAGGCTGCGTCTCAAAGTCCCACAGCCCGCTGGGTTTGTTGAGCCTTTTTTATTCCCATACCCATGCACAAAATGCACGGCCAAGTTCACCAGTGCAGATTTACTACATGCGCACCAGGTGTGCCACTTTGAAGGCGGCAAAAAGCCAGAACAGCCCCCAGACAGTATAGTATCCTGCATTCCCAACAGAGCTGCAGACACCCCAAAAATGGTTTCACAGTCGAGTGAACAAAAATGCAGCATTCCATTGTGCAACGACAAACACTTGTTCAGGTACCCACATCCCGACAGTCTGTATGTTGTACCTGCTGCATCTCCGAAACCGCTTACCACTGTTAAAATCATAGAAGAGGAGCCTGAAGAGATTCTCAATCAAAGCCTACCTGTTACTACCTCTATCAACAACGTAAGAGCTGACTGTCATGAAACAAGTGCTGCTAATTGTCACGAAACAAGTCCAGCTAATTGTTCAACCAGCCCTCAGTCTGTTTGTACAGCAATGACTAATGTTGGACTTAAAAAAAGCAATGCGATAAATCAACTTAAGGAACTTTTGCTCCATCGATCTAAAAAATCCCCAATTATGCAGGATTTAGATCCAGTGTATTCAACCAAACCCTTGACAGAATTGACAAAACCCTCAGCAGAGTTCCCAAAACCCTTGGTGGTGATGCAACCCTCAGTAGCATTGACAAAACCCTCAGCAGCATTGATGAAGCCCTTGGTAGCACTGTCGAAACCCTCAGCAGAATTAACAAAACCCTCAGCAGAGTTGACAAAACCCTCAGCAGAGCTGATGAAACCCTCAGTAGACTTCACAAAATCCTTAGCAGAGCTGACAAAACCCTCAGCAGAGTTGACAAAGCCCTCAGGAGAGTTGACAAAACGCTTGGTGGTGTCAACACAACCCGCTGTAGCGTTGACGAAACCCTCAGCAGCATTGATGACACCCTTGGTAATGTCCAAACCCTCAGCAGAGTTGCCAAAGCCCTCAGCAGAGTTGACAAAACCCCCAGGAGAGTTGACAAAATGCTTGGTGGTGTCACCGCAACCCTCTGTAGCATTGACAAAACCCTTAGCAGCATTGATGACACCCTTGATACTGTCATCCAAACCCTCAGCAGAGTCAATGAACCCCTCACCAGGGTTGGGAAAACCCTCAGCAGCATTGACAAAACCCTCAACAGTATCACCGAAACCCTCAGAAGCCTTGGCAAAACCTTCAGCAGCACCGACTATACCCTCAGCAGCATTGAGGAAACCCTCAGCAGCATTGAGGAAACCCTCAGCAGCGTTGTCAAACCCCTCAGCAGCCTTGACAAAACCCTCAGCAGCCTTGGGGAAACCCTCAGCAGCATCAACAAAACCGTCATTGCAGTTGAGAAATCCCGCAGCAACCTTGCCGAAACCCTCAGCAGTGTCGGCAAACCCCTCAGCAGCCTTGACAAAACCCCCAGCAGCCTTGGCAAAACCCTCAACAACCTTGGCGAAACCCTCTGCAGTCTTGACAAAACCCTCATCACGATTGATAAATCCCTTGGCAGCTTTGGTGAAACCCACAGATGATGCCCACTCCTGTATCATTTGCCAGCAGAAATTTAAGGATATCTCAAAGCTGTATCAACATTACATCATTCATGCCAGGGGGACATGA
- the apoea gene encoding apolipoprotein Ea, whose product MRALALILALAVISGCHGRSVSSLVSKNPKNPWEMTVEAFKNYFDDIDSKAKMMLKDIKSSELSRELSTLIQDSMSELAMYRDDLQTKLAPYTQAAGERMSEDLKQLYLKVQDHMNNAKNQMANYGQELQSMVEQNTEDFNARVSTYTRKLKKRLNKDMQEIKKNIDDYFVDFQSSTSENMEKVKLRFQPYFGQLRDNAGAKIGSLGELLKSQMEKAKDKLETTAENIKEQLDKTGEAIQSTMENRMENVRDWFQSVAHKMKL is encoded by the exons ATGAGAGCGCTCGCACTCATCCTGGCCCTGGCAGTCATCTCAG GCTGCCATGGACGGAGTGTGTCATCACTGGTGTCGAAGAATCCCAAGAACCCCTGGGAGAtgactgtggaagcttttaaGAATTATTTTGACGACATCGACTCCAAAGCCAAGATGATGCTGAAGGACATCAAGAGCTCTGAACTCAGCAGAGAACTGAG CACCCTGATCCAGGACAGCATGTCTGAGCTGGCCATGTACCGGGACGACCTGCAGACCAAACTGGCGCCCTACACTCAGGCAGCAGGAGAGCGGATGAGCGAGGACCTGAAGCAGCTGTACCTTAAAGTTCAAGATCACATGAACAACGCCAAGAATCAGATGGCAAACTATGGTCAGGAGCTGCAGAGCATGGTGGAGCAGAACACTGAGGACTTCAACGCCAGGGTCAGCACCTACACCCGCAAGCTGAAGAAACGCCTCAACAAGGACATGCAGGAGATCAAAAA GAATATCGATGACTATTTTGTGGATTTTCAGTCCAGCACCTCAGAGAACATGGAGAAGGTGAAGTTGCGTTTCCAGCCTTATTTTGGCCAGCTGCGTGACAACGCCGGGGCAAAAATCGGCTCCCTGGGCGAGCTGCTAAAGTCTCAGATGGAGAAGGCGAAGGACAAGCTGGAGACAACAGCAGAGAACATCAAAGAACAGTTGGACAAAACTGGCGAGGCCATCCAGTCCACCATGGAGAACAGGATGGAGAACGTTCGCGACTGGTTTCAGTCTGTTGCTCACAAAATGAAGCTGTGA
- the msto1 gene encoding protein misato homolog 1, giving the protein MSGVCREVITLQLGHYSNFVGTHWWNLQDASLSYDPETPLGEIQSDVVFREGQTMGGHVTYTPRLIAMDLKGSLRTLRQEGGLYDAGKDEPAVTWEGNLVVHKESPPTKNSFLQDLDKLDKGEILAEADFSSNSQPKCSGSVSVDTVNSQLHRVHSRYKLEGSVTVWSDFLRIHLHPRTISVIYQYNHSGETHRLEAFGQGEALLQGRVFEELEDKLHFFVEECDYLQGFQVLCDLADGVSGLGSKVTELLQDSYSGRGILTWGLAPVDHPNSTPMMDLYHLLNTTLGMVHLANHSSVFCPLTLRGGLCRRPTSPAVFPHLNYDPSLWYHSSAVLALALDSITVPYRLSNNSIPMWQVADSLTVSGRKVVSAYGALPLPMMHGSSLPDALSICSDVLPWKPLSACQELGDGRCYGQWTTLRGFEGQKLISSPAPGTQPASPLHTLYSGEDVLTSYIRLFYPTSPLAVQLVSAPSKLMPPFPQIFSQSLSAQGFLQNQPPPPPGSSVQSVSSVPVMTSLQSTPALSSWLSELHRAASTYDLRRAAPSFLSQGPEMADYQDALEQLRLLSRRYRDDSDGATRSSSEDDDDD; this is encoded by the exons ATGAGCGGTGTTTGTAGAGAAGTCATCACCCTTCAGCTAGGACATTATTCCAACTTTGTGGGGACTCACTGGTGGAATTTACAA GATGCATCTCTATCATATGATCCGGAGACACCTTTGGGTGAGATCCAGAGTGATGTTGTGTTTCGTGAGGGGCAGACTATGGGGGGGCATGTCACGTACACACCTCGCCTCATTGCCATGGATCTCAAAG gaagtcTTCGAACGCTGCGGCAAGAGGGAGGTCTGTACGATGCTGGCAAAGATGAACCTGCAGTCACATG ggagggaaaccTTGTGGTGCATAAAGAAAGTCCTCCAACAAAGAATTCTTTTCTCCAGGATCTGGACAAATTGGAT AAGGGGGAGATCTTGGCCGAGGCTGATTTTAGCTCCAACTCACAGCCTAAGTGCTCAG GTTCAGTGAGCGTGGACACCGTCAACAGCCAGCTGCATCGAGTCCACAGCAGATACAAGCTGGAGGGCAGCGTGACCGTGTGGTCCGACTTCCTCAGGATCCACCTGCACCCCCGTACCATCTCCGTCATCTACCAGTACAACCACAGCGG GGAGACTCACCGTCTGGAGGCCTTCGGTCAGGGAGAAGCTCTGTTGCAGGGACGTGTGTTTGAGGAACTGGAGGACAAGCTGCATTTCTTTGTGGAGGAATGTGATTATCTTCAG GGTTTCCAGGTGCTGTGCGACCTGGCTGATGGTGTTTCAGGTCTGGGTTCAAAGGTCACAGAGCTGTTACAGGACTCCTATAGTGGAAGGGGCATCCTGACCTGGGGGCTGGCACCTGTCGACCACCCAAATTCA ACTCCGATGATGGACCTCTATCACCTATTGAACACAACATTAGGGATGGTACATCTGGCCAATCACAGCTCTGTGTTCTGCCCTTTGACCCTGCGCGGTGGACTGTGCAGACGTCCTACCTCTCCTGCAGTGTTCCCCCACCTAAACTATGAT CCCTCCCTGTGGTACCACTCGAGCGCCGTCCTGGCTTTGGCCCTGGACTCTATCACTGTGCCTTACAGACTGAGTAACAACAGCATCCCCATGTGGCAGGTGGCAGATAGTCTCACTGTCTCTGGAAGAAAG GTGGTATCCGCTTACGGGGCCCTTCCCTTGCCCATGATGCACGGCAGCTCTCTCCCTGATGCCCTGAGCATCTGCTCAGATGTGTTGCCATGGAAACCCCTGTCAGCGTGCCAGGAACTCGGTGATGGTCGATGCTACGGCCAGTGGACGACGCTCAGAGGCTTTGAAGGCCAGAAATTAATCAG CTCTCCGGCTCCAGGGACACAACCCGCCTCTCCTCTGCACACCCTCTACAGCGGTGAAGACGTACTGACGTCTTACATCAGACTCTTCTATCCTACATCTCCTCT GGCTGTGCAGCTGGTCTCCGCCCCCAGTAAGCTGATGCCGCCATTTCCTCAGATATTCAGCCAGTCCCTCAGTGCTCAGGGTTTCCTGCAGAACCAGCCTCCTCCTCCACCCGGCT CTTCCGTCCAGAGCGTCTCCTCTGTACCAGTCATGACGTCTCTTCAGTCCACGCCTGCACTCAGCTCGTGGCTGTCAGAACTACATCGTGCCGCCAGCACCTACGATCTTCGCCGGGCAGCCCCCAGCTTCCTCTCCCAGGGACCTGAAATGGCAGACTACCAGGACGCTCTTGAGCAGCTGCGCCTGCTCTCTCGGCGTTACCGTGACGATAGTGATGGAGCGACGCGGTCTTCCtcagaggatgatgatgatgactga